The Corallococcus silvisoli genomic interval CGGCTGGCGGCGAGCCCACTGCCCGTGCTCATCCACGGCGAGACGGGGGCCGGCAAGGAGAACGCGGCGTGGGCGGTGCATCACTGGTCGCGGAGGGCGGCGCAGGGGTTCGTGGCGCTCAACTGCGCGGCGCTGCCAGAGAGCCTGGTGGAGGCGGAGCTGTTCGGCCATGAGCGGGGCGCCTTCTCCGGCGCGGACCGGGCGCGCGCGGGCCTGCTGGAGCGGGCCAGCGGCGGGACGCTCTTCCTGGACGAGGTGGCGGAGCTGTCGCTGCCCATCCAGGCGAAGCTGCTGCGGGCGTTGGATCAACAGGTGATCACCCGGCTGGGGGATTCGCGCGAGCGGCCCGTGGATCTGCGCGTGGTGGCGGCGACGCACCGGGTGCTGGCGGACGAGGTGAAGGCGGGGCGGTTCCGGCAGGATCTCTTCTTCCGCCTGTCCGCGGCGGTGGTGATGCTGCCGCCCTTGAGGGACCGGCCGAGGGAGCTGCCCCTGCTCGCACGAGCGTTCCTGGAGGATGCGTGCGCCAGGGCGGGGCGCCCACCGCTGCACCTGTCCGCCGCGACCATGGAGGTCCTGAGCGCGCATGGCTGGCCTGGGAACGTCCGCGAGCTGAAGAACGCGGTGGAGTACGCGGCGGCCATGTCGCCGGGACCGGTGGTGGAGCCGTCGCACCTGCCGGACTCGCTGCGGGCGACGCCGCCGGAGCCCGCGCGGGGTGAGGAGGGGACGGCCGCCTCGCCCCGGGTGTTCCAGAACCTGGCGGAGGAGCTGCGGACGCTGGAGCGGCGGCGGATGATGGAGGCGCTGGAGGCCACCGGTGGGGTGCAGACCCGGGCGGCCCAGCTCATCGGGATGCCGCTGCGCACGTTCGCGTTCAAGATGAAGCAGCACCGCATTCCGTCATCGCGAGGCCGGGGCCCGGCGGAGGAATGAGCAGCGACCTGCCTTCAGCCTGGCAACCTCCCGCGACCTTCGGTGAGTACCGCATCCTGCAGCCGCTCGGGCGGGGGGCGATGGGGGAGGTGTACCTCGCGCACGACACGGTGTTGGACCGGCTGGTCGCCGTGAAGTTCATCGCGGGCGTCGCTCCGGATGAGGTGCAGCGCGAGCGCTTCCGCACCGAGGCGCGGGCCATCGCCCGGGTGCAGCACCCGAACGTGGTGGGCATCCACCGCGTGGGGGAGGTGCGGGATCGGCCGTATCTCGTCTCGGAGTTCCTGCGCGGGGCGAGCCTGGACCAGATGGCGCGGCCGGTGCCGTGGACGCGCGTGCGGGAGATTGGCGTCGGGCTGGCGAAGGGGCTCTCGGCGGCGCACCGACAGGGGGTGTTGCACCGGGATCTCAAGCCCGCGAACGCGCTCCTCACCGAGGACGGGCAGGTGAAGCTGCTCGACTTCGGCGTGGCGAAGCTGCTCGACGTGGCCCTGGCCCCCGTCGCGCCCGCGCGCCAGCCGGAGGGCCCGCGAGCCGGGTCACCGGAGGGTGATGCCACGGTGGATGTGCCCGTCCGCGCCAGCAGCGAAGCGGGGCCGCGGCACCCGGGCCCCAGCACCGGAGACGACACCGCGGCGCCCGCGGCCACGCGGCACATCCCGGCGAACCCGTTGAGCGCCGCTGCCGCGAACGTGGCGCAACGGACCGCGACGGCTTCTCCGCTCTCGCCGCCCCTCCAGCTCGGCCCCCCGGAGCTGATGGCCACGGGCCGCATCGGGACGCCGCTCTACATGGCGCCCGAGGTCTGGCGTGGGGAACCGGCCACGGTCCGGAGCGATCTCTTCTCGCTGGGCGTCCTGCTCTACGAACTCTGCGGAGGAACCACGCCCGGGCCGCTCGCGGAAGCACCGCTGCGGCCCCGGAGCTTCGCGCCGCTGGACGTCATCGTTCCCGGTGTCGATCCCTCCTTCGCGGCGGTCGTCGCCCGCTGCCTCGCGCATGATCCGTCCGCGCGCTTCGACTCCGCCGAGGCCCTGCGCGAGGCGCTGGAGTCCACCGCCCCGCGTCCAGCCCAGGAACCCCTCGCGCCCCCAAGGCCCCGGTGGCTGAGGCTCACCCGCGTGCTCGCGCTCCCAGGCCTTGCGGTGGCCATCCTCATCGGCGGCACCTGGGCCAAGGAGTGGTCCCGGCGCACCGACGCGGAGCAGGCCCTGGCCCTGGCGGCCCCCCTCGTCGAGGAGTGCCGGGCGATGGACGTCCAGATCGAGGCTCTCCGTGCCGAGGCCTTCACCGCGTTCGACTCCGACCACATGGCCGCCGCCGAGGACGCCTGGGCCCGCGCGTTGACCCTCGGCGCGAAGCAGGCCCGCCGCTACGAGGACGCGAGCGAGCTCCTCGAAGCCTCTCGGACGCGCGTGGGCCGGGGCTGGAACAAGGCGTTGGACTCACGCGCCGCCGAGGTGCTCTTCCAACGCATCCTCGTCGCGGAGCGGGACCGCAAGCCTGACGTCCAGGCCACCTTGACCCAGCAGTTGGAAGAACTGGACCCCTCCGGCGGCACGACCCAGGAGCTGACCCGCCCCGTCTCCATGGAGCTGGACAGCGATCCCCCCGGCGCCACCGTCCAGGTCGAACGCGTGGAAGCCACCCCTGGCCCCCAGCACTGGTCCAAGCCGTGGACGTTCGGCACCACGCCCATCACGTCGGGCCTCACGCTGGAGCCCGGCTCGTACCGGCTGACCTTCACGCTCCCGGACCGTCCGCCCGTGCGCTACCCCGTGCTGCTCACGCGCGGTGGCACCTTCCAGGCCCGGGTCGTGCTCCCCGAACAGGTCCCGGAGGGCTACGTCTACGTGCCTCCCGGCCGCTTCCTCTACGGCAGCGGCGACGACGAGGCCATCCGCCGCACCATCGTGCACACGCGCCCGCTGCACCCGCTCACCACGGGGGCCTTCTTCATCGCGCGACACGAAGTCACGTACGCGGACTGGATCGCCTGGCTGCGAGACCTGCCCGCGCCAGAGCGCGCCGCGCGCAGGCCCCGAGGCACCAACTACTTCGGGACCCTGGAGCTGCGCCCGGCCCCGGCTGGCACCTGGACCTTCCACCTGGAGCACGAAGGCATCTCCTACCAGGCGAGGGAAGGGGAGCCGCTGCGCTACCTGGACCGCGAGCTGCGCGCCGAACAGGACTGGCGCCGCTTCCCCGTGTCCGGCATCTCCTGGGAGGACGCCCGCGCGTATGTCGCGTGGCTGGATGCCACCGGCCGGGTCCCCCGCGCCCGCCTGTGCACCGAACGGGAATGGGAGCGTGCGGCCCGGGGCGCGGATGGCCGCGACTATCCGCATGGCCCGGTGCTCGCGCCGGATGATGCCAACTTCGACGCCACCTATGGCCGCAAGCCGCGGGCCTTCGGACCGGACGCCGTGGGCTCGCATCCCGCGTCGGACAGCCCCTTCGGCGTGGCGGACCTGTCCGGCAACGTGTGGGAGTGGCTGGTGACGGACACCGCTGGCACGCCCGCGTATGGCGGCGGTTCGTTCTACCAGGACGCGCTCACCGCCCGGACCCTCAACCACGGCGACGGCGAACCGCGCACACGCTTCCCCTTCATCGGGATGCGCGTGTGCGCGTCCGCGCCGTGACTCCCGGGACCTAGAGGTCGCGTCCCGGCAGCTGCCCCACCGACGGCAGGTACCCCAGGTCCCGAACGAAGGTGTAGCCGTCCGGCGCCTCGGTCGACGTGGCGAAGAGGCCCAGCGTCGGGTGATGCCACAGCTTCAACGGCCGCCGCTGGCCCGTGCTGGTGGTGTCCACGGCGCTGTACAGATAGCCCTCGATGCCGCGGTCTCCGTTCACCACCAGGCGGGTGTAGCCCTGGCGTGGATCGCACGCGGAGTTGTTCGTGAGCAGGTAGTGGCCCAGGCCGTCGGAGCAGCGGTACAGCGGCGTGATGAGCTTCCCCATGCGCTTGAGGATCTCATCGGGCAGCTTCGCGGAGAGCAGGGGGCCTTCCATGCGCATCGGCACGAACGGCGACACGTCCGCCACCCCGTTCCCATCCAGGTCCAGGCCATACGCGGACACGTCCGGTCCCCAGGAATGCGTCTTCAGGTCCACCGTCACCGCGCTCGTCGTCACGAAGCTCGTCCCGTTGGCGCGGAAGGACACCAGCGCATGGTCGATGAAGAGTGAATAGGACACGAGGAGCGTCGTGCCGGCCAGGGCGCCCATGTCCACGTCCTCACAAGGCTGGGTCCGTTCATGCAGATCGAGGGCGCGATTCACGCACGTCGCTTCCAGCGGCAGGCTGTCCCAGCGCGTCTTGCCCAGGCACAACGGACGGACGTCGCCGCAAGCGCTCATCTTCCACACGGCCTCCAGCGAGTAGCCGTTGTCCTTCCCCAGCCACTTGGGCAGGCGCCCGTTGGTGCTGATCGCGATCGCGTTCTGCACGCCCATGAAGAACAACGGCGTTCCGTCGAGCGTGTTGCTGCGCCCCTCACCGCAGTAGTCCGCCATCGCCATGCGCGTGCACAGCTGGTGGAATTTCAGCGCGAGGTCCGGCGTGTACGCACCGGCCCAAGGTGGGTAGCCCCAGTCGATGCACTTGGCGATGACGCCACCGCCCACGAAGAAGGGCAGTTCATCCGTGCCCTCGTTCTTGGGCGTGCACGCGAAGGTGAAGTAGTCCGGGTTGGGCAGCAGCGCTCCCCCCGCGGACCAGGCGTTGGGCACCGGCAGCGCGAAGCCGCTGCCCAGCGGACAGAGCGGCATGGTCGTCCCATCATTCGTGGAGGCCGTCACGCTGTACTCCCAGTACGCCGTGCCATCGAGGATCTCCTCTGGCGTGCAGTTGGGCTTGCTGGGCCCCTTGATGGGGACGTGACATCGGGCATCCGTGATGACCAGCTTCACCGAGCGGCCCTCGAAGGGCGCGCGGAACGACGTGCCCACCAGCGCAGGGCCTTCCAGGAAGCGCGAGGTCACCGGCGGACTGCCTCCGCTGCACCCCTGGAGCGCCGCCACCCGTCCCCCCAGCGCCAGGGCCTTGGCGGGAGCGCACGTCACGCCAGCGGGAGGCGCGGAGGGCTCCACCGACGCCAGCGGGATGTTGATGGACTCGAAGCGATCCGTGCCGTGCAGCTGCGTGCCCTGCGCGCCGTTGGTCGGCGGCGGCTCCGGCGGCTCCGGCGGCTCCGCGAACGCGCTCGCGGTGGTCAACATCACCGCGCCAATCCACATCTTCAAACAGGTCCTGTGAATGCCGATCATGTGTCCGTGTCCCCCGCGTGGATGCGGTCTGGAGGGAGCGCTCGAATGCGCCCTGCCATCACGAGACGCGAGGCGCGCGATTTATTCGACAAGCCATGTCTGCTTTTGAGGACATGAGCAAAGATTGCCGTGCATGCAAGGTTTGCATGATCGCGCCAGCCCTGGGGCGTGCAACGGTTGCACGTTCTCGCGCGCCGGCGGAGCGATCCAGCTTCCTTGCCCGCGCCGCATCGCCCAAGATGGCGTCCCCCTGCATTCGCACCCGAGGAGGGCATCATGTCCTTCGGCACCCGCGGCCTGCTGACCGCGCTCGCGCTGTTCTCCCTGTCCGGCACCGCCGTCGCGCAGTCATCCGCCACGCCCCCGAAGTCCGCCGCGGACCCAGACGCCGAGCGCGCGGCCTACATCCGGTCGCACTACGCCAAGTACGAGGTGCGCATCCCCATGCGCGACGGCGTGAAGCTCTTCACGACGTTCTATGTCCCCACGGACGCCAGCCCCCAGAAGCGCTACCCCGTGCTGCTGATGCGCACGCCGTATTCGGTGGGGCCCTACGGGGCCGGCCAGTACAAACAGACCCTGGCGACCGCCGCGTTCGAGAAGGACGGCTTCATCTTCGCCTTCCAGGACGTGCGCGGCCGGTTCATGTCCGAGGGTGAGTTCGTCAACATGCGCCCCCACCGCGACACCAAGCGCGGCAAGGAGGTGGACGAGAGCAGCGACACCTACGACACCATCGACTGGCTCACGAAGCGCGTGCCGAACAACAACGGCCGCGTGGGCATGTGGGGCGTGTCCTATCCCGGCTTCTACTCGTCCGCGGGCGCCATCGACTCACACCCCGCGCTCAAGGCGGTGTCGCCGCAGGCGCCCATCGCGGACTGGTTCTGGGACGACATGCACCGGCATGGCGCCCTCAACCTCCAGCTCTCCTTCAGCTTCTTCTCCAGCTTCGGCAAGCCGCGCCCCGCGCCCACCGACGACGTGGACTGGAAGCCCTTCGACTTCGGCACTCCGGACGCCTACCAGTTCTTCCTGGACCTGGGGCCGGTGTCCAACGCGGACGCGAAGCACTTCCACGGCGACATCGCCTTCTGGAACGAGATCGTCGCGCACCCCAACTACGACGCCTTCTGGCAGGCGCGGAACCTGCTGCCGCACCTGAAGAACATCAAGGCGGCGGTGATGGTGGTCGGCGGCTGGTACGACACGGAGGATCTCTACGGCCCGCTCCACACCTACGCCGCCATCGAGAAGCAGAACCCCGGCATCGCCAACACGCTGGTGATGGGCCCCTGGCCCCACGGCGGCTGGATGCGCTCGAGCGGCACGTCCCTGGGCGACGCGGACTTCGGCTTCCCCACCAGCACCACGTACCAGGACCTGGTGCTGGCCTTCTTCCAGCAGCACCTGAAGGGCGGCCCGGACGCGGGCGTCCCGGAGGCGCTGGTCTTCGAGGGCGGCGCCAACCGCTGGCGCCGCCTGGACGCGTGGCCGCCCAAGGGCACGAAGCCGACGCGGCTGTACTTCCAACCCCAGGGCGCGCTGACGTTCCAGGCGCCCACGGCCACCGCGCCGTCGTTCGACGAATACGTGAGCGACCCCGCGAAGCCGGTGCCGTACACCCAGGACCTGAGCCCTGGCTGGTCCAAGGCCTACATGACGGAGGATCAGCGCTTCGCGGCGCGGCGGCCGGACGTGCTCGTCTACCAGACGGAGCCCCTTCAGAAGGATCTCACCGTGGCGGGCCCGCTGGAGGCGGAGCTGTGGGTTTCCACCACCGGGAGCGACGCGGACTGGGTGGTGAAGCTGGTGGACGTGAACCCCGGCAAGGTGCCCGGCTTCACCAAGGAGCAGGAGCAGTCCGGGGAGCACAACCGGGGCAGCCAGCAGACGCTGGTGCGCGGCGAGCCGTTCCGGGGCCGCTTCCGCGACAGCTACTCGGAGCCGAAGGCCTTCACCCCCAACGAGGTGACGAAGGTGCGCTTCGTCATCAACGACGTGTTCCACACCTTCCAGCGCGGGCACCGGCTGATGGTGCAGGTGCAGTCCAGCTGGTTCCCGTTCATCGACCGCAACCCCCAGACCTTCGTGCCCAACATCAACGAGGCGAAGCCGACCGACTTCGTGCGCGCCATGCACCGGGTGCATCACTCCGTGGCGGAGCCAAGTGCGCTCAAGGTGAATGTGCTGCCGGCGCTGGACGAGCCGTAGTTCCCCGGTCCCCCCGCGCGGCGTCTGCTAGGCTGCCGCGCCGTCAACGCGGACCGCGGCCATTCAGGGGCCGCGCGCCTGACACCATGACGGGAGGGACATGACCGGTCACGACCGGCCCGACTCCGGGCGGGTGCTGCTCGACGGAAGCATGGGGGAGGGGGGTGGCCACGTCCTCCGCTCCGCGCTGTGTCTGTCGCTCATCACCGGCCGTCCCTTCCAGCTGACCCGGCTGCGCGAGCGCCGGGAGCCCTCCGGCCTGCGCCCGCAGCACCTGGCGTACGTGCGCGGCGCGGAGGCCCTGAGCACCAGCACCAGCGAGGGCGCCGTCGTGGGCGCCTCCGAAATCCACTTCACCCCCGGCCCGGTGCGCGCGGGGGATTACCTGCTGGAGGCCGGCGCATCAGGGAGCACGCCCCGGCTCTTCCAGTGCCTGGTGTATCCGCTGGCGCTCGCGGGGGGCGGCCGGCTCACCTTGCGCGGCGCCACGCACCTGCGCGACAGCCCCAGCTTCCACGCCCTGGTCGGCGCGTGGCTGCCGGTGGCGCGCGCGTACGGCCTGCCCGTGCAGCTGTCGCTCACGCACGCGGGCTTCCACCCGGAGGGCGCGGGCGAGTTCACCGCGGAGATCGGCGCGCCGGTGGAGCCGCCGGTGCGCGTGGACCTTCCCGCGCGCGGCGTGCTGCGCGAGGTGCGGGTGATGACGCTCGTGGGCGGGCTGCCCTTCGCGATCGCGGAGCGCCAGTCCCGCGCCGCGGTGGCCGCGCTGCGCGAGCGGGGCATCCTGGCGGAGGCCGACAACCGGCCCGTGCCGGTGACGCGCTCGCAGGGCACGGCGACGTTCATCCTCGCGCAGTTCGAGCACACCGTCGCGGCCTTCACCTCGCTGGGAAACGGAGGCCACGACGCGGAGGGCGTGGGCCGCGAGGCGGCGGAGGCGCTGACCCGGTTCATGCAGACGGGGGGCGCGCTGGATGAGCACCTGGCGGAGCAGCTGCTCCTGCCGGCGGCGCTGCTGGCGTCGGGGCGGCTGGGGGCGGTGACGCCGGGCACCACGCGCTTCACCGCCGCGCGCATCACCGGCGCGATGACGGTCCAGGCGGAGGTGCTGCGGCGCTTCCTGCCGGTTCACATCGACGTGTCGCCGGGCGGAGCGGTGGAGGTCCGTCCGGCGTGAGGCGGAGGAGGAAGGCTCGCGCCTCCTCGACTCAGGCCTCGTCCTCGGAGGCGTTGCCGCGGGCGCCGAAGGTGTTGGTATCCGCCATCTCCTTCACGGTGCCGCGGTACGCGCGGATGGCGAAGGGCGCGGCGACCAGGAAGACGATGCCCACGAGGCCAATGGCCATCCACGGGATGGGCGTCTCCTTGATCTGCACGTCCTTGCCGTAGCCGTTGAGGTTGTTGCCCATGGCGCGCGCCTTGGCGGCGGCCTTCTCTTCCGCGGTCAGCTCCTTGCGGGTCTGGAACTCCTGGGGCTGCTTGCGCTGGGGCTGCGCCAGGACAGCGCCGCCCCAGACGAGGGCGAGGACGAGAACAAGCCGGGGGAGGGAGGGGGAGGACATGGGCCTTGAGCCTAACAGAGCCGCCGGGCGCGGGTGAACAGGGGTTGCTTCACCGTGGCGGGAGCGTTACGCGCGCCGGATGCTCCGCCTTCCCTTCCTCCTCGTGGTCAACCTCTTCCTGGGGCTGCGCCTGCTCCTGGGCCTGCCCTTCCGGCTGATCGCGGGGCGAAAGCGGCCCACCTGGGTCCGGTTCCGGCTCTCCGGGACCCCGCCGTACCGCCCGCGCCCGGTGCCGCGCTTCCGGTGGGGCCGCGCGCCGGAGGAGCCCGCGACGGTGACGTCGGTGGAGGCCCTGGGCCGGGCGCTGAAGCTGCTGGCCCGGGACGCGAAGCTGGAGGGCATCCTCCTGGAGGTGGAGGGGCTGGGCGTCCCGGATGCGCGGCGCGAGGCCCTGAGGGCGCTGCTGTCGGACTTCCAGGCCGCGGGCAAGCGGGTGGTGTCCTGGGCGGTGATGGTGGACACGGACGCGTACCCCGTGCTGGCCGCGGCGGACGAGGTGCTGCTCGCCCCCATGGGCCGGGTGGAGCTGGTGGGCTACGCCGCCGAGGCCACGGTGCTGGGCGAGGCCTTCGAGCGGGTGGGAATCCAGGCCCACTTCGCCCGGCGCGGCGACTACAAGACGGCGCCGGAGCTCTTCACGGACGGCAAGGTGTCCGACATCCAGCGACAGACGCTGGAGTCCTTCCTGGACGAGCGCTACGGCGCCCTCGTGGCCGCCATCGCGGCGGGCCGCGGCAAGACTCCCGAGGAGGCGCGGGCGCTCATCGACGCCGGCCCCTACAGCGCGAAGCGGGCCCTGGAGGCGGGGCTGGTGGACGGGCTGGTCCACGAGGCGGACCTGGGCACGCACCTGGGGCTGGAGGCGAAGAAGGACGAGGAGCCGCCGGTGCCCACCTTCGACGCGTACCTGGAGACGCTCGCGTTCCCGCCGGTGAAGTGGCGCAGGTTCAAGCGCAAGCCCCGGCTGGCGGTGGTGGACGTGGCGGGCATCATCATCCCGGGCGGCGGCGGCGCGGGCCGGTTCGCGGCGGCGGACTCGGTGGTGAAGGCGCTGCGCCAGGCGGGGCGCGACACACGGGCGAAGGCGGTGGTGCTGGCGGTGTCCAGCCCGGGCGGCTCGGCGCTCGCGTCCGAGCAGATCCTGGAGGCGGTCAAGCGCGTGGCGAAGCAGAAGCCCGTCATCGCGTACGTGGACCAGGTCTGCGCGAGCGGCGGCTACATGGCGGCCATTGGCGCGAAGGAGATCTGGTCCGCGCCGCACGCGGTGGTGGGCTCCATCGGCATCTTCATGGGCAAGTTCGACTACGGCGCGCTGCTGGAGAAGCTGGGCATCCACCGCACCACGCTGGCGCGGGGGGAGAACGCGGCCTTCTTCTCCTCGTCCCGGGCCTTCACGCCGCACGAGCGCGCCGCCCTGGAGCGCGAGGTGGAGGAGGGCTACCAGTCCTTCCTGGAGCTGGTGGCCCAGGCGCGCGGCCGGACCAAGGAGGAGATCCACCAGCGCGCGGAGGGCCGCGTCTACTCGGGCCTGCGCGCGAAGGAGGCCGGGCTGGTGGACCGCATCGGCGGCTTCGAGGAGGTCTGCCGCCACGCGTTGGAGGAGGCACGCGTCGCGTCGGACGACTTCGAGCTCGTCCGCTACGGCGGCGCCCGGGGCGGGCTGTCGCTGCTCAAGCTGCTGTCGGGCGCGGCGCACCCGGCGACCTACGCCTTCTGCACCGCGTCCTGGAGCCTCTGGGGCTTCGGGGCGGCGTCGCGGCGCTTCGACTAGCATGGCGGGATGGCCCGCTCCTGCCCGGTGTGCCCCAGCCAGCCGTTGAACGTCGTCCAGGCGTCGGACGTGGAGGTGGACCTCTGTCCGCGCTGCCACGGCCTGTTCTTCGACCGCGGTGAGCTGGAGCGCTTCCCGGACCGGCCGTCGCTCCAGCCGCTGATGAACACGGCGCGTCAGGCCGCGTCGCGGTGCCGCAAGGGAGGGCACCTGGTGCCGCGTGCCCAGGTCCACTGTGCCACCTGCGACAGCGAGCCCCTGGGCTGTCCGGGCTGCGGCGCGCGGCTGGGGCTCGTGTCCGCGCGCGTGTGCAGCGTGGACCTGTGCACCCACTGCGGTGGCGCGTGGCTGGACGCGGGCAAGTTCGAGGCCCTGGAGCACGCCACCGTGACGCCGCCGAAGGGACCGGCCACCTCGGGGGGCTGGGAGGTCGCCCCCGCGACGGACGGGGGCGCGGATCCGTGGAGGAGTCCAGGCGCCACGGCCCCGCTGCCGCCGTCGGATTCCCCGTCGGGCGGGTGGGGCGTGCACTCGCCCCTTTCGTGCGTCCACTGCGGCCTCGCCGTGTCCGTGCCCCACGCGTGGGCCTGGAACGGCGACCTCTACTGCGGCGAGCACGCGCCCCAGGGCGCCGTGGCGGGCTCCAGCCTCCCCAAGAACCGCGAACCGAGCAGCCTCCCCTCCATGGAGGACGTGGCGGACGGCGTCGACCTGGCGGACCTGGTGCTCTGGGTCGTCCAGCTCCTGCGGCGCCATTGACGGCGCCCGCCGGAGGAGCGAGGGCGGGGGAGGGCACCTGGAGATTGCCCGGCCCAGGCACGGGGTCTACCCTGCCGCGCCAGTGATGACCCGCCTCGCTCCCCTGGGCCTCCTCCTGCTCGGCACCGCCTGCGCCACCGCTTCGCGCGACCCCACCACCGTGGCGGAGGCGTACGCGAAGGCCCTGGAGGAGAACCGGCTCCAGGACGCCTACCGCCTGACGACCGGAGGGCCGGACGGGGAGGTGGCCTTCCTGGACGAGTACTCCGACGCCCCCGCCCGGACCGAGCGGGCCGCCGCGGTCCGCTCGGGCGCGGCCATGCTGGAGGCCCGGGCCCCCTCCGTCACCCTGGCCCGCCAGGGCGAGGACTGGCGCGTGGTGGAGTCGCGCGCGGCGGACGTGCCCCGGGCGGCGCTGAAGAAGTTCCTCGACGCGGTGGACGCGCGCGACTGGAAGGGAGCGTGGGGCCTGCTCGCCTCGCCGCTGCGTGCCCGCTACACGCCCGAGCGCCTGCGCGAGGACTTCGAGCGCGAGCCCCTTTCGAAGGAGCGCCTGCGCCGCGCCCGTCTGGCCCTCAACACCCGCGTGCGGGTGGCGGCGGGCGAGGCCCTGTTCCCCCTGGGCGAGG includes:
- the sppA gene encoding signal peptide peptidase SppA, which gives rise to MLRLPFLLVVNLFLGLRLLLGLPFRLIAGRKRPTWVRFRLSGTPPYRPRPVPRFRWGRAPEEPATVTSVEALGRALKLLARDAKLEGILLEVEGLGVPDARREALRALLSDFQAAGKRVVSWAVMVDTDAYPVLAAADEVLLAPMGRVELVGYAAEATVLGEAFERVGIQAHFARRGDYKTAPELFTDGKVSDIQRQTLESFLDERYGALVAAIAAGRGKTPEEARALIDAGPYSAKRALEAGLVDGLVHEADLGTHLGLEAKKDEEPPVPTFDAYLETLAFPPVKWRRFKRKPRLAVVDVAGIIIPGGGGAGRFAAADSVVKALRQAGRDTRAKAVVLAVSSPGGSALASEQILEAVKRVAKQKPVIAYVDQVCASGGYMAAIGAKEIWSAPHAVVGSIGIFMGKFDYGALLEKLGIHRTTLARGENAAFFSSSRAFTPHERAALEREVEEGYQSFLELVAQARGRTKEEIHQRAEGRVYSGLRAKEAGLVDRIGGFEEVCRHALEEARVASDDFELVRYGGARGGLSLLKLLSGAAHPATYAFCTASWSLWGFGAASRRFD
- a CDS encoding TFIIB-type zinc ribbon-containing protein translates to MARSCPVCPSQPLNVVQASDVEVDLCPRCHGLFFDRGELERFPDRPSLQPLMNTARQAASRCRKGGHLVPRAQVHCATCDSEPLGCPGCGARLGLVSARVCSVDLCTHCGGAWLDAGKFEALEHATVTPPKGPATSGGWEVAPATDGGADPWRSPGATAPLPPSDSPSGGWGVHSPLSCVHCGLAVSVPHAWAWNGDLYCGEHAPQGAVAGSSLPKNREPSSLPSMEDVADGVDLADLVLWVVQLLRRH